Proteins co-encoded in one Malus sylvestris chromosome 9, drMalSylv7.2, whole genome shotgun sequence genomic window:
- the LOC126583659 gene encoding uncharacterized protein LOC126583659 yields the protein MLRRFLLQASAARRRLPNSHFPSPCSAPLVPNRSVSSTSYSSSSSSQIPHSPFVEQLEDNPDQTATQPTTSIDVDRSALYNPAEHSHEPTSDSELVKHLKGIIKFRGGPISVAEYMEEVLTNPKAGFYMNRDVFGAGGDFITSPEVSQMFGEMVGVWAMSLWEQIGQPDKVNLVELGPGRGTLVADLLRGASKFKNFTKSLHVHMVECSPALQKLQYQKLECADEEVSDGKRTISALAKTPVSWHATLEDVPTGLPSIIIAHEFYDALPVHQFQKAARGWSEKMIDIAEDSTFRFVLSSQPTPVTLYLAKRCKWAGNEEIAKLQHIEVCPKAMELTQTIAERIASDGGGALIIDYGLNGVVSDSLQAIRKHKFVNILDDPGSADLSAYVDFASIRHSAEEISGEISVHGPITQSQFLGSLGINFRAEALTQNCTEEQFESLRNGYWQLVGEGEAPFWEGPDEKAPIGMGTRYLAMAIVNKNQGVPVPF from the exons ATGTTGAGACGATTCCTGCTACAAGCTTCCGCCGCTCGCCGCCGTCTTCCCAACTCCCACTTTCCTTCACCATGCTCAGCTCCTTTAGTTCCCAACCGTTCTGTTTCGTCAacatcttattcttcttcttcttcttcccaaatCCCACACAGTCCTTTCGTCGAACAGTTGGAGGACAACCCCGACCAAACCGCCACTCAACCCACCACCTCCATCGACGTCGACCGCTCCGCCCTATACAACCCAGCTG AGCATTCCCATGAACCCACTTCGGACTCTGAGCTCGTCAAGCACCTCAAGGGAATCATCAag TTCCGCGGCGGCCCAATCTCCGTTGCTGAGTATATGGAGGAAGTTCTGACAAATCCAAAAGCCGGATTCTACATGAATCGAGATGTTTTTGGAGCTGGAGGTGATTTTATAACCTCCCCTGAAGTCAGCCAGATGTTTGGGGAG ATGGTTGGTGTTTGGGCAATGTCTCTGTGGGAGCAAATAGGACAGCCTGATAAAGTGAACCTAGTAGAGCTAGGTCCGGGAAGAGGAACTCTCGTGGCCGACCTTCTTCGT GGTGCATCAAAATTTAAGAACTTCACCAAATCATTGCACGTACACATGGTAGAATGCAGTCCTGCGTTGCAGAAACTTCAGTACCAGAAGCTGGAATGTGCAGACGAAGAGGTTTCAGATGGCAAAAGGACTATAAGCGCGTTGGCTAAAACTCCTGTATCTTGGCATGCCACATTGGAAGACGTTCCTACAGGAT TGCCATCTATCATCATAGCCCACGAGTTTTATGATGCTTTACCAGTTCATCAATTTCAG AAAGCTGCTCGTGGCTGGTCTGAGAAAATGATTGATATTGCTGAAGATTCAAC GTTTCGTTTTGTTCTGTCTTCACAGCCTACACCAGTGACTCTTTATCTTGCAAAACGCTGCAAATGGGCTGGAAATGAAGAAATagcaaagcttcaacatatcGAGGTTTGCCCCAAAGCAATGGAGTTGACTCAAACTATTGCTGAAAGAATTGCTTCCGATGGAGGTGGAGCTCTTATAATTGACTATGGCCTCAATGGAGTAGTATCAGATAGTCTGCAG GCCATTCGGAAACATAAATTTGTCAACATTCTGGATGATCCGGGGTCTGCTGATCTTAGTGCATATGTTGATTTTGCTTCCATCCGGCACTCTGCTGAGGAAATTTCAG GAGAGATTTCTGTCCATGGCCCGATTACTCAGTCTCAGTTCCTTGGTTCTCTTGGGATAAATTTCCGAGCGGAAGCATTAACACAGAACTGTACAGAAGAACAATTTGAGTCTCTAAGGAACGGATACTGGCAACTGGTTGGCGAGGGTGAGGCCCCCTTCTGGGAGGGGCCTGATGAAAAAGCGCCCATCGGAATGGGCACTCGGTATTTGGCAATGGCCATTGTGAACAAGAATCAAGGAGTTCCTGTTCCATTTTAG